In Urechidicola croceus, a single window of DNA contains:
- a CDS encoding LytTR family DNA-binding domain-containing protein, whose translation MPIKFSLDKNRKHHLWIAIGLGVWVFIFLFLSEPFDINKFSQKEKFVYLPIYGFIQSICYLLILPYQEVILKKQNSWLLKNELFLLLLLSIIGSIINFFFYKYIIVNNEPHTYEFIHYQKFVYLPALTIILPFVFISRYILGKFSDKSTFENKITIQGDGQYDFIHLNSDDLLFIQSSDNYIEINYLEKSGIKKKLIRGKLSDVSNKFPKLLKTHRSYLINPIHFKQLKIENKKHFLDLGYGDLIPVSRALQSEVKSQLQLTTNR comes from the coding sequence ATGCCTATTAAATTTTCATTAGATAAAAACAGAAAACATCATTTATGGATTGCTATTGGATTAGGTGTTTGGGTTTTTATATTTTTATTTTTATCAGAACCTTTTGACATCAATAAATTTTCTCAAAAAGAAAAATTTGTGTATTTACCTATCTATGGATTTATTCAATCTATATGCTATCTTTTAATTTTGCCTTATCAAGAAGTAATTTTAAAAAAACAAAACTCTTGGCTGCTAAAAAACGAATTGTTCTTATTGTTACTACTCTCAATAATCGGCTCTATTATTAATTTTTTCTTTTACAAATATATTATTGTAAACAACGAACCTCATACGTATGAATTTATTCATTATCAAAAATTTGTTTATTTACCTGCGCTAACAATCATTCTTCCTTTTGTATTTATAAGTAGATATATTTTGGGTAAATTTTCTGACAAATCAACCTTCGAAAATAAAATTACAATTCAAGGAGATGGACAATATGATTTTATCCATTTAAATTCTGATGATTTATTATTTATACAATCATCCGACAATTATATCGAAATAAATTACCTCGAAAAAAGTGGGATAAAGAAAAAACTCATTAGAGGAAAGTTATCTGATGTGTCAAATAAATTTCCTAAATTACTAAAGACACACCGTTCTTATTTAATAAATCCTATCCATTTCAAACAATTAAAAATTGAAAATAAAAAACATTTTTTAGATTTAGGTTATGGTGACTTAATACCTGTATCCCGTGCATTACAATCGGAAGTTAAAAGTCAATTACAATTAACCACAAATAGGTAA
- a CDS encoding IPExxxVDY family protein, with the protein MQIHSLELADDYTLIGIHTSEEDYRLAYLLNQNLHTSFTKYKNSLDFQNRNVSFNVFEFLDERNQVTNYLISNKFIGKSTVKYPTNLFSNTETFSIKEYLISEKKNVDYFLKIEGEVSTKELYKTIEKLNNINQIITSYSIDPSNLKSKDFLIF; encoded by the coding sequence ATGCAAATACATTCTTTAGAACTTGCTGATGATTATACATTAATTGGAATTCATACATCCGAAGAAGATTATCGATTGGCTTACTTGTTAAATCAAAATTTACACACTTCTTTTACTAAATATAAGAACTCTTTAGATTTTCAAAATAGAAATGTGTCTTTCAATGTTTTTGAATTTTTAGACGAAAGAAATCAAGTCACTAACTATTTAATTTCGAATAAATTTATTGGGAAATCTACAGTAAAGTATCCCACAAATTTATTTTCCAACACTGAGACGTTTAGTATAAAAGAATATTTAATTTCTGAAAAAAAAAATGTTGATTACTTCTTAAAAATAGAAGGAGAAGTCTCAACCAAAGAATTATATAAAACAATTGAAAAATTGAATAATATTAACCAAATAATTACTTCTTATAGTATAGATCCTTCAAATTTAAAATCGAAGGATTTTTTAATATTTTAA
- a CDS encoding TonB-dependent receptor domain-containing protein, with the protein MKLKAYNLRKVLFVFVFIFTNTLIAQHKIDGIVTDAISNQPIENVTIYDKSSGVLSTTNSEGKYAFETSEDTLVLVFFLHEFQIKEIEVNTSIVNELNVVLEPLSEELSEVEITVQREKVFELNRLKDVEETAIYAGKKSEVVLVSQSMANLASNNARQIYSQVAGLNIFQNDDAGLQLNIGGRGLDPNRTSNFNTRQNGYDISADVLGYPESYYTPPAEALEEIQVVRGAASLQYGTQFGGLVNFKFKTPNANKPIEFLTRNTVGSNGLYTNFTSVNGTKNKLSYYTYFNYKKGDGFRPNSEFDSKNAFVHLGYQISDKTKLTAELTYLNYLAQQAGGLTDNMFATNAFQSNRERNWFEVDWLLYSLKLAHKFNENTNFTFNFFGLDAKRNALGFRTNRQDQNDNLGVRDLIKGDFNNFGFESRLLSKYTLFGKNATGLIGAKFYKAKNTSIQGPGSDGTDANFDLQLDDFPNYTNQSNYNNPNLNMALFGENILYLNDKWSITPGFRLEHIKTESDGYVKRINLDAAGNVILNETIESDEVNERTFVLLGIGASYKPTTNLEFYANASQNYRSVTFSDINITNPAFKIDENIDDEKGISADIGIRGTINKLISFDINTFGLFYNNRIGFVLETQQDNSIKNLRTNVGDAFMFGLESLVDVNLNELFLKDNRFRFNYFINTSVIQSEYVQSDKAGIKGNQVEFVPKLNLKTGLKFAYKNIQSSVQYTYLSQQFSDATNAESDPSGNSGIIGPINAYDVLDASLSYKYKQFKLETGVNNVLNNTYFTRRATGYPGPGILPSSPRNWYVTLQVKL; encoded by the coding sequence ATGAAATTAAAGGCCTATAACTTAAGAAAAGTATTATTTGTATTCGTATTTATTTTTACAAATACATTAATTGCACAGCATAAAATTGATGGTATAGTAACTGATGCTATAAGCAATCAACCCATTGAAAATGTTACTATTTACGATAAATCTTCAGGCGTTTTATCAACTACAAATAGCGAAGGTAAATATGCGTTTGAAACTAGTGAAGACACTTTAGTTTTAGTATTCTTTTTACACGAATTTCAAATTAAAGAAATTGAGGTTAATACATCGATTGTTAACGAATTAAACGTTGTGTTAGAACCTTTATCAGAAGAATTATCAGAAGTAGAAATTACAGTACAACGCGAAAAAGTTTTTGAGTTAAATAGATTAAAAGACGTTGAAGAAACAGCTATTTACGCAGGTAAAAAATCTGAAGTAGTATTGGTAAGTCAATCTATGGCAAATTTAGCATCAAATAATGCACGTCAAATTTATAGTCAAGTAGCAGGATTAAATATTTTTCAGAATGATGATGCAGGTTTGCAGTTAAATATTGGTGGTCGTGGTTTAGATCCAAACAGAACATCAAATTTTAATACACGTCAAAACGGTTACGATATTAGTGCCGATGTTTTAGGATATCCAGAGAGTTATTATACGCCACCAGCAGAAGCTTTAGAAGAAATTCAAGTAGTTCGTGGTGCAGCATCGTTACAATACGGAACGCAGTTTGGTGGTTTGGTAAACTTTAAGTTTAAAACACCAAATGCGAATAAACCTATTGAGTTTTTAACAAGAAATACTGTTGGTAGTAATGGTTTATATACCAATTTTACGAGTGTAAACGGAACAAAAAATAAGTTGAGTTACTACACGTATTTTAACTATAAAAAAGGTGATGGATTTAGACCAAATTCTGAATTCGATTCAAAAAATGCCTTTGTTCATTTAGGTTATCAAATTTCTGATAAAACGAAACTTACAGCAGAATTAACCTACCTTAATTATTTAGCACAACAAGCAGGAGGGTTAACAGATAATATGTTTGCAACTAATGCTTTTCAAAGTAATAGAGAACGTAATTGGTTTGAAGTAGATTGGTTGTTGTACAGTTTAAAATTAGCACATAAATTTAACGAAAACACCAATTTTACCTTTAACTTTTTTGGATTAGATGCAAAACGAAACGCTTTAGGTTTTAGAACAAATAGACAAGACCAAAACGATAATTTAGGTGTGCGAGATTTGATAAAAGGTGACTTTAATAACTTTGGTTTTGAGAGTAGATTATTATCTAAATACACACTTTTTGGTAAAAACGCAACAGGATTAATAGGCGCAAAGTTTTACAAGGCTAAAAACACATCAATACAAGGTCCAGGTTCTGACGGAACAGATGCAAATTTTGATTTACAATTAGATGATTTTCCTAATTATACAAATCAATCTAATTACAATAATCCCAACTTAAATATGGCTCTTTTTGGCGAAAATATTTTGTATTTAAATGATAAATGGTCAATAACTCCAGGTTTTCGTTTAGAGCATATAAAAACAGAAAGTGATGGATATGTTAAGCGTATAAACTTAGATGCAGCAGGAAACGTAATTTTAAATGAAACTATAGAATCTGATGAGGTTAATGAGCGTACATTTGTGCTTTTAGGTATAGGTGCAAGTTATAAACCAACAACTAATTTAGAGTTTTATGCTAATGCTTCTCAAAATTACCGTTCTGTAACGTTTTCTGATATTAATATTACAAATCCAGCCTTTAAGATTGATGAAAATATAGATGATGAAAAAGGAATATCTGCAGATATTGGTATTAGAGGTACAATTAATAAACTAATTTCTTTTGATATAAACACCTTTGGATTGTTTTACAATAACAGAATAGGTTTTGTTTTAGAAACCCAACAAGATAACAGCATAAAAAACCTAAGAACCAATGTTGGTGATGCGTTTATGTTTGGTTTAGAATCTTTGGTTGATGTTAATTTAAACGAATTGTTTTTAAAAGATAACAGATTTAGATTTAATTATTTTATAAATACCTCTGTAATACAATCAGAATATGTGCAATCAGATAAAGCAGGTATAAAGGGTAATCAAGTAGAATTTGTGCCAAAACTTAATTTAAAAACAGGATTAAAATTTGCGTATAAAAACATACAAAGTAGTGTGCAATACACCTATCTATCTCAACAATTTTCTGATGCTACCAATGCCGAAAGTGATCCTTCAGGAAATTCAGGAATTATTGGTCCTATTAATGCTTATGATGTTTTAGACGCATCGCTAAGTTATAAATACAAACAATTTAAGTTAGAAACAGGAGTAAATAACGTATTAAATAACACGTATTTTACACGTAGAGCTACAGGCTATCCAGGACCTGGAATTTTACCATCGTCACCACGAAATTGGTATGTTACACTTCAAGTTAAGTTGTAG
- a CDS encoding single-stranded DNA-binding protein, producing the protein MSTLRNKVQLIGNLGNNPEIITLDSGSKLAKFSIATNESYKNTQGEKVTDTQWHNIVAWNKTAEIVEQYLEKGKEIAIEGKLTSRSYDDKDGNKRYVTEIVCNELLMLGNK; encoded by the coding sequence ATGAGTACGTTAAGAAACAAAGTACAGTTAATTGGAAACTTAGGAAACAACCCAGAAATTATCACTTTAGATAGTGGAAGTAAATTAGCGAAATTTTCAATCGCAACAAATGAGTCCTATAAAAATACGCAAGGTGAAAAAGTAACAGACACTCAATGGCACAATATTGTAGCATGGAATAAAACCGCTGAAATTGTTGAGCAGTATCTTGAAAAAGGAAAGGAAATTGCTATTGAAGGCAAGTTAACTTCTAGAAGTTATGATGATAAAGATGGAAACAAACGATATGTTACAGAAATTGTATGTAATGAGTTATTAATGCTCGGAAATAAATAA
- a CDS encoding CBS domain-containing protein, producing MAIKNFKAPQKQPEKLSGKPILVSDYMTKKLIMFKPEQSVLEVMDILIKYRISGGPVVDSKGELLGIISEGDCMKQISESRYFNMPMGDETVEKYMVADVETIDGNMNIFDAATLFYKSNRRRFPVMENGKLVGQISRKDVLKGALTLSGQTWK from the coding sequence ATGGCAATAAAAAACTTTAAAGCACCGCAAAAGCAGCCAGAAAAGCTTTCAGGAAAGCCAATTCTGGTATCAGATTATATGACGAAAAAACTAATTATGTTTAAACCTGAACAATCGGTTTTAGAAGTTATGGATATACTTATAAAGTATCGAATTTCGGGTGGACCTGTTGTAGATAGTAAAGGTGAATTATTAGGAATTATCTCTGAAGGTGATTGTATGAAACAGATTTCTGAAAGCCGTTATTTTAACATGCCTATGGGCGATGAAACTGTTGAAAAGTATATGGTCGCCGATGTTGAAACTATCGATGGAAATATGAATATTTTTGATGCTGCTACACTTTTCTATAAATCTAATAGAAGACGTTTTCCTGTAATGGAAAATGGAAAATTAGTAGGACAAATTAGCCGAAAAGATGTTTTAAAAGGTGCACTTACACTTAGTGGTCAAACTTGGAAATAA
- a CDS encoding serine hydrolase domain-containing protein: protein MKKIIALLFVVFIFQSCHIGRMIRYYKADIDDHKIFPYTEVNTGDKTFYFKDGTQSNLAKKINELTFSIDGKDNYQLSDVLDENTETTAFLVIKNDSVLYENYFEGYKRDSISNIFSVSKSVTSLLLGIAIDEKIITSVNDPITKYIPELSESNELFKSLTLEHLLNMRSGLKFDESYSSPFDEVSKLYYGKNQIGQIKKMKFENKPGKKHTYQSVSTTLLGIAIERATGMEMGKYLEEKIWIPLQMENSATWSVDDNKNRNTKAFCCLNTTAIDLAKIARLVLNNGMFEEKQIISKAWIQKIVTPNKENDCYQYQWYSDNCGNSFYAVGILGQQLYVNPDNNLIIVRLGKSTKNYNGFLTAISNTIN from the coding sequence ATGAAAAAAATAATAGCCCTTCTGTTTGTTGTATTCATATTTCAATCATGTCATATTGGAAGAATGATTCGTTATTATAAAGCAGATATTGATGATCATAAAATATTCCCTTATACTGAAGTAAATACAGGTGATAAAACATTTTATTTTAAAGATGGAACACAATCTAATTTAGCAAAAAAAATTAATGAATTAACTTTTTCAATTGACGGAAAAGATAACTATCAATTAAGTGATGTATTAGATGAAAATACAGAAACTACTGCTTTTTTAGTAATCAAAAATGATAGTGTTTTATATGAAAACTATTTTGAAGGTTATAAGCGTGATTCAATTTCAAATATATTTTCTGTTTCAAAATCTGTTACTTCATTATTGTTAGGTATTGCTATTGATGAAAAAATAATAACAAGTGTAAATGATCCAATTACCAAATACATTCCAGAATTATCCGAATCAAATGAATTATTTAAAAGTTTGACTTTAGAGCATTTACTCAATATGCGTTCAGGTTTAAAATTTGATGAAAGTTATAGCAGTCCATTTGATGAAGTAAGCAAATTATATTATGGTAAAAATCAAATAGGTCAAATTAAAAAAATGAAATTTGAAAACAAACCAGGAAAAAAGCATACATATCAAAGTGTTTCCACCACTTTACTTGGAATTGCTATTGAACGTGCAACAGGAATGGAAATGGGAAAATACCTTGAAGAAAAAATTTGGATTCCACTTCAGATGGAAAACTCTGCAACTTGGAGTGTAGATGATAATAAAAACAGAAATACAAAAGCATTTTGTTGCTTGAATACCACAGCAATAGACTTGGCTAAAATTGCTCGTTTGGTATTAAATAATGGAATGTTTGAAGAAAAACAAATTATTTCGAAGGCTTGGATTCAAAAAATTGTTACTCCTAATAAAGAAAATGATTGTTACCAATATCAATGGTATAGTGATAATTGTGGAAATAGTTTTTATGCAGTTGGGATTCTAGGACAACAATTATATGTAAATCCTGACAATAATTTAATTATCGTTCGTCTTGGAAAATCGACCAAAAACTATAATGGTTTTTTAACCGCAATTAGTAATACTATCAATTAG
- a CDS encoding YdeI/OmpD-associated family protein — MNTSEKIVAYFEKHPNWIKELNELRTIVLKTEFVETVKWGIPTYTINGKNVLGIGAFKNYVAIWFFNGNFLTDTDKKLINAQEGKTKGMRQWRFETIKEIDEKLILKYLNEAIQNQKDGKEIKVIRNKKPVEIPIELQNVLDENSELKLLFDGFSPSKQREYAEHISSAKREATKISRLEKIIPMILKGVGLHDKYKNC; from the coding sequence ATGAATACGTCTGAAAAAATAGTTGCATACTTTGAAAAACATCCAAATTGGATAAAAGAATTAAATGAACTAAGAACCATAGTACTTAAAACAGAATTTGTTGAAACTGTAAAATGGGGAATTCCAACTTATACTATAAATGGAAAAAATGTATTGGGAATTGGTGCCTTTAAAAATTATGTTGCTATTTGGTTTTTTAACGGAAACTTTTTGACTGATACTGATAAAAAATTAATAAATGCACAAGAAGGGAAAACTAAAGGAATGCGTCAATGGAGATTTGAAACTATAAAGGAAATAGATGAAAAGTTGATTTTAAAATATTTAAATGAGGCAATTCAGAATCAAAAAGATGGAAAAGAAATAAAAGTTATTCGTAATAAAAAACCAGTTGAAATCCCAATTGAGTTACAAAATGTTTTAGATGAAAATAGTGAATTGAAGTTGTTATTTGATGGGTTTTCACCATCAAAACAAAGAGAATATGCAGAGCATATTTCATCAGCAAAAAGAGAAGCAACTAAAATTTCAAGATTAGAAAAAATTATTCCAATGATATTGAAAGGAGTTGGATTGCACGATAAATATAAAAACTGCTAA
- a CDS encoding Tex family protein, with protein sequence MQLIQFIKIKTNLPEKGIQNTIELLNEDCTIPFISRYRKERTGNLDEVQVGDIVKFKTQFEDLEKRKTTILKALDEQDVLTDELRQKITATQDSITLEDIYLPYKKKRKTKAETARKNGLEPLAKIIMSQNANDIDYIASKYLNETISTVNDALDGARFIIAEWINERTDIRNNIRYQLEKFATINTKVISSKKNDEKAQKFRDYFDWSESLNRCPSHRLLAILRAEKEGFIRVKIEIDHQRAFDKIENRIIKSNNDCSEQIKLAIQDSYKRLLYPALSNEILNNSKEKADESAINVFAKNLKQLLLGAPLGEKTILGIDPGFRTGCKVVCIDAQGNLKHNETIYPHAPQNKSVEAMKKINSLVEAYKIEAIAIGNGTASRETEQLIRKIRFNRDVEVFVVSEAGASVYSASKIARDEFPNYDVTVRGAVSIARRLADPLAELVKIDAKSIGVGQYQHDVDQTKLKNSLDIVVESCVNTVGVNINTASESLLSYVSGIGPKLAENIVNYRTENGAFASRNEIKKVTRLGAKAFEQGAPFLRIKNAKNPLDDSAVHPESYTIVAEMAKDEGKKLVELIGNKEVLQSIDLKKYCTSEIGLPTLTDIIRELEKPGLDPRETAKVFTFNKDIRTISDLREGQLLPGIVNNVTNFGCFVDIGIKESGLVHVSNLSDKFVKDVSEIVSLHQQVIVKVLEVDIARKRIQLSMNFK encoded by the coding sequence ATGCAATTAATTCAGTTTATAAAAATTAAAACAAATCTTCCTGAAAAAGGAATTCAAAATACTATTGAATTATTAAATGAAGATTGTACAATTCCATTTATTTCTAGATATCGAAAAGAAAGAACAGGAAATTTGGATGAGGTTCAAGTTGGTGATATTGTGAAATTCAAAACTCAGTTTGAAGACTTAGAAAAACGAAAAACTACTATTCTAAAAGCGTTAGATGAACAAGATGTTTTAACAGATGAATTGCGACAAAAAATTACGGCAACTCAAGATTCTATAACTTTAGAGGACATTTATCTACCTTATAAGAAAAAGCGTAAGACAAAGGCTGAAACAGCGCGTAAAAACGGTTTAGAACCTTTGGCAAAGATTATCATGAGTCAAAATGCTAATGATATTGATTATATAGCATCCAAATATTTAAATGAAACTATTTCTACTGTAAATGATGCACTAGATGGCGCACGATTTATTATTGCGGAATGGATTAATGAACGAACTGATATTAGAAATAATATCCGTTATCAATTAGAGAAGTTTGCTACCATAAACACTAAAGTTATTTCTTCAAAAAAGAATGATGAAAAAGCACAGAAATTCAGAGATTATTTTGATTGGTCAGAATCTTTAAACAGATGTCCTTCTCATAGATTATTAGCTATTTTAAGAGCAGAAAAAGAAGGGTTTATTCGTGTAAAAATCGAAATAGACCATCAAAGAGCATTTGATAAAATTGAAAATAGAATTATTAAATCTAATAATGATTGTAGCGAACAAATTAAACTCGCAATTCAAGATTCTTATAAGCGATTGTTATATCCAGCACTGTCAAATGAAATTTTAAATAATTCAAAAGAGAAAGCAGATGAAAGTGCTATCAATGTATTTGCTAAAAATTTAAAACAATTATTATTGGGTGCACCGTTGGGCGAAAAAACTATTTTAGGAATTGATCCGGGATTTAGAACTGGTTGTAAGGTAGTGTGTATCGACGCTCAAGGAAATTTAAAACACAATGAAACTATATATCCTCATGCGCCACAAAATAAATCAGTGGAAGCCATGAAAAAGATAAATTCATTAGTTGAAGCATATAAAATTGAAGCCATTGCTATAGGAAACGGAACCGCTTCACGAGAAACAGAACAATTGATTCGAAAAATCAGATTTAATAGAGATGTTGAGGTATTTGTAGTTAGTGAAGCAGGTGCTTCTGTTTATTCGGCTTCTAAAATTGCGCGTGATGAGTTTCCAAATTATGATGTAACTGTTAGAGGAGCAGTTTCTATTGCTCGTCGATTGGCTGATCCATTGGCTGAGTTAGTCAAAATTGATGCAAAATCGATTGGAGTTGGGCAATACCAGCACGATGTAGATCAAACCAAATTGAAAAATTCATTGGATATAGTTGTTGAAAGTTGTGTGAATACTGTAGGTGTGAACATTAATACTGCTAGTGAATCATTGTTGAGTTATGTGTCTGGTATTGGACCAAAATTGGCAGAGAATATTGTGAATTATAGAACCGAGAATGGCGCTTTTGCAAGTCGTAATGAAATTAAAAAAGTTACTCGATTAGGAGCGAAAGCATTTGAGCAAGGCGCACCTTTTTTACGAATTAAAAATGCTAAAAACCCACTAGACGATTCGGCTGTACACCCAGAAAGTTATACTATTGTTGCCGAAATGGCAAAAGATGAAGGTAAAAAGTTGGTAGAATTAATTGGTAATAAAGAAGTTTTACAATCCATAGATTTAAAAAAATATTGTACCAGTGAAATAGGTTTACCAACATTGACAGACATCATTAGAGAATTGGAAAAACCAGGATTAGACCCTCGTGAAACTGCCAAAGTATTCACATTTAATAAAGATATTAGAACCATTTCAGATTTACGAGAAGGACAATTGTTGCCAGGAATAGTAAACAATGTCACTAATTTTGGATGTTTTGTAGATATTGGAATTAAAGAAAGTGGTTTGGTACATGTTTCTAATTTGTCGGATAAATTTGTGAAAGATGTTAGTGAAATAGTGAGTTTGCACCAACAAGTAATTGTAAAAGTATTAGAAGTTGATATTGCTCGAAAACGTATTCAACTTTCGATGAACTTTAAATAA
- the pyk gene encoding pyruvate kinase, with product MSQIKKTKIVATLGPACSDKATIKKMMLAGVNVFRINFSHADYPDVEERVKIIRELIKETGIYVAILADLQGPKLRVGVMEEAHLKDGDTFTFTTEKCVGDNKRAFMTYQNFPQDVKAGEHILVDDGKLLFEVLESDKKANVKTKVIRGGELKSKKGVNLPNTNISQPALTEKDIPDAIFAIGLEVDWIALSFVRTGNDLKMLHDLIKEHSDYKIPVIAKIEKPEAVKNIDSLIPYCDGLMVARGDLGVEIPMNEVPLVQKSLVLRAKRARIPVIIATQMMESMIENLVPTRAEVNDVANSIMDGADAVMLSGETSVGIDPANVIQHMTNIIESVEDSSLIEVPRTPPHIKTNRYISKTVCYHAASMADDINATAISTLTNSGYTAFQVSAWRPKAHILAFTSNKRILTMLNLLWGVKPFYYSNLVTTDKTIKEINEIARENNLLKADDYVINLTSMPVKEKGMVNTLRLTQLK from the coding sequence ATGTCACAAATCAAAAAAACCAAAATAGTTGCAACTTTAGGTCCAGCATGTAGCGATAAAGCAACAATAAAAAAAATGATGCTTGCAGGTGTAAACGTGTTTAGGATTAATTTTTCGCATGCAGACTATCCAGATGTTGAGGAACGCGTAAAAATAATTCGTGAACTAATTAAAGAAACTGGTATTTATGTTGCCATCCTAGCCGATTTGCAAGGGCCAAAACTAAGAGTTGGTGTTATGGAAGAAGCGCATTTAAAAGATGGTGATACTTTTACCTTTACCACAGAAAAATGTGTTGGCGATAACAAAAGAGCATTCATGACATACCAAAATTTTCCTCAAGATGTTAAAGCAGGAGAGCATATTCTTGTAGATGACGGAAAATTATTATTTGAGGTTCTTGAATCTGACAAAAAGGCAAATGTAAAGACAAAAGTTATTCGTGGAGGAGAATTAAAATCTAAAAAAGGAGTTAACTTACCCAACACAAATATTTCTCAACCAGCATTGACTGAAAAAGATATCCCAGATGCAATTTTTGCAATTGGTTTAGAGGTAGATTGGATAGCGCTTTCATTTGTTAGAACTGGAAATGATTTAAAAATGTTACATGATTTGATCAAAGAGCATTCAGACTATAAAATTCCAGTAATTGCAAAAATTGAGAAGCCTGAAGCTGTAAAAAATATCGATTCTTTAATTCCTTATTGTGATGGTTTAATGGTTGCTCGAGGAGATTTAGGCGTTGAAATTCCAATGAATGAAGTTCCTTTAGTTCAAAAAAGTTTAGTACTACGTGCTAAAAGGGCTAGAATCCCTGTAATTATTGCTACACAAATGATGGAGTCAATGATTGAAAATTTAGTTCCTACAAGAGCTGAAGTAAATGATGTAGCAAACTCTATAATGGATGGTGCAGATGCAGTAATGTTATCAGGTGAAACCTCTGTAGGTATTGATCCTGCAAACGTTATACAACACATGACCAATATTATTGAAAGTGTAGAAGATTCTAGTTTAATTGAAGTACCAAGAACACCTCCACATATTAAAACAAATAGGTATATTTCAAAAACTGTTTGTTATCATGCAGCTTCAATGGCTGACGATATAAATGCCACTGCAATTTCTACATTAACAAATAGCGGATATACTGCATTTCAAGTTTCTGCATGGAGACCAAAGGCACATATTTTAGCATTTACATCCAATAAAAGAATTCTAACAATGCTTAATCTTCTTTGGGGAGTAAAACCGTTTTATTATAGTAATTTAGTGACTACAGATAAAACAATTAAAGAAATAAATGAAATTGCACGAGAAAATAATCTTCTTAAAGCTGATGATTATGTTATTAATCTAACCTCTATGCCAGTAAAGGAAAAAGGAATGGTGAATACGTTAAGGTTAACTCAATTGAAATAA
- a CDS encoding peroxiredoxin, which produces MEDNNRINQVMMPRIGDIAPDFEAVTTKGKIKFSEFAKDKWTVMFSHPADFTPVCTTEMSGFAIRKKEFDDLNTELLGLSIDSIHAHLGWVNNVKNNTGVYFDFPIIADIDMKVSKLYGMLQPNESETAAVRAVFFIDPTKKIRLIMYYPLNVGRNMDEIIRVLEALQTSDKFKVAMPLDWKKGDKVIVPPPKTMQEMEERLNDDSLEKVDFYLAKKSL; this is translated from the coding sequence ATGGAAGATAATAATAGAATTAATCAAGTAATGATGCCAAGAATTGGAGATATTGCTCCAGATTTTGAAGCAGTAACAACAAAAGGAAAAATTAAATTTTCAGAATTTGCAAAAGACAAATGGACTGTTATGTTTTCTCATCCTGCCGATTTTACACCAGTTTGTACTACAGAAATGAGTGGATTTGCCATTAGAAAAAAAGAATTTGATGATTTGAATACTGAACTTTTGGGTTTAAGTATCGATAGTATTCACGCGCATTTAGGTTGGGTTAATAACGTAAAAAATAATACAGGAGTTTATTTTGATTTTCCAATTATTGCCGATATTGATATGAAGGTTTCAAAATTGTATGGAATGTTGCAACCAAATGAAAGTGAAACAGCAGCTGTAAGAGCAGTATTTTTTATTGATCCAACTAAAAAAATTAGGTTAATCATGTATTATCCTTTAAATGTTGGTAGAAATATGGATGAAATTATTCGTGTTTTAGAAGCATTACAAACATCTGATAAATTCAAAGTCGCTATGCCTTTAGATTGGAAGAAAGGCGATAAAGTGATTGTTCCTCCACCAAAAACAATGCAAGAAATGGAGGAGAGATTAAATGACGATTCTTTAGAAAAAGTCGATTTTTATTTAGCAAAAAAATCTTTGTAG